A genomic window from Macaca thibetana thibetana isolate TM-01 chromosome 16, ASM2454274v1, whole genome shotgun sequence includes:
- the RSAD1 gene encoding radical S-adenosyl methionine domain-containing protein 1, mitochondrial, giving the protein MALPGARARGWAAAARAAQRRRRVEGAGGSPSPEPAGRRAALYVHWPYCEKRCSYCNFNKYIPRGVEEAAMQKCLVTEAQTLLRLSGVQRVESVFFGGGTPSLASPHTVAAVLEAVAQTAHLPADSEVTLEANPTSTPGSRLAEFGAAGVNRLSIGLQSLDNTELRLLGRTHSACDALRTLAEARRLFPGRVSVDLMLGLPTQQVEPWLGQLQELLHHCDDHLSLYQLSLERGTALFAQVQQGVLPAPDPELAAEMYQRGRAVLREAGFRQYEVSNFARNGALSTHNWTYWQCGQYLGIGPGAHGRFMPQGAGSHTREARIQTLEPDNWMKEVMMFGHGTRKRVPLGRLELLEEVLALGLRTDVGITHQHWQQFEPQLTLCDVFGANKEVQELLEQGLLQLDHRGLRCSWEGLAVLDSLLLTLLPQLQEAWQQRTPSPVPGG; this is encoded by the exons ATGGCGCTCCCCGGAGCCCGGGCCCGCGGCTGGGCGGCAGCAGCCAGAGCGGCCCAGAGGCGCCGCCGCGTGGAGGGCGCAGGAGGGTCCCCGAGTCCTGAGCCTGCGGGCCGGCGCGCGGCGCTTTACGTACAC TGGCCTTACTGCGAGAAGCGCTGCAGTTACTGTAACTTCAACAAGTACATCCCTCGCGGCGTAGAGGAGGCTGCCATGCAGAAGTGTCTGGTGACCGAAGCGCAGACGCTGCTGCGGCTCAGCGGGGTGCAACG GGTGGAGTCTGTGTTCTTTGGTGGGGGGACTCCCAGTCTAGCCAGTCCCCACACGGTGGCTGCTGTCCTGGAGGCTGTGGCACAGACAGCCCACCTGCCTGCAGACTCGGAAGTCACATTGGAGGCTAATCCCACTTCAACTCCAGGCTCCAGACTGGCAGAGTTTGGGGCAGCAGGGGTCAACAGGTTGTCCATAGGCCTCCAG TCCCTAGATAACACTGAGCTCCGGCTGCTGGGACGGACGCACTCGGCCTGCGATGCTCTGCGGACGCTGGCAGAGGCCCGGCGCCTCTTTCCCGGGCGTGTGTCTGTGGACCTCATGCTGGGGCTGCCGACCCAGCAGGTGGAGCCGTGGCTTGGGCAGCTACAGGAACTGCTGCACCACTGTGACGACCACCTCTCCCTCTACCAGCTGTCCCTGGAGCGGGGCACCGCACTCTTCGCCCAGGTGCAGCAGGGTGTCCTTCCAGCCCCTGACCCGGAGCTCGCAGCTGAGATGTACCAGAGGGGCCGGGCTGTCCTTCGGGAGGCTGGCTTCCGCCAGTATGAGGTGTCCAACTTTGCCCGGAAT GGGGCGCTCAGTACCCACAATTGGACTTACTGGCAGTGTGGTCAGTACCTTGGCATTGGGCCTG GGGCCCATGGGCGATTTATGCCCCAGGGGGCTGGAAGCCACACCCGGGAGGCTCGCATCCAGACACTGGAGCCTGACAACTGGATGAAGGAGGTGATGATGTTCGGCCATGGCACCCGGAAGCGTGTCCCCCTGGGCAGGCTGGAGCT GCTGGAGGAAGTTTTGGCCCTGGGTTTACGCACCGATGTGGGGATCACTCACCAG CACTGGCAGCAGTTTGAGCCCCAGCTGACCCTGTGTGATGTGTTTGGAGCGAACAAGGAGGTGCAGGAGCTGCTGGAGCAGGGCCTACTGCAGCTGGATCACAG GGGTCTTCGCTGTTCCTGGGAGGGTCTGGCTGTGCTGGACTCTCTCTtgctgaccctcctgcctcagctccaagAGGCCTGGCAGCAGAGAACCCCCTCCCCTGTGCCAGGAGGATGA
- the ACSF2 gene encoding medium-chain acyl-CoA ligase ACSF2, mitochondrial — protein MRATAAYVGMLRLGRMCAGSPGVLGARAALSRSWQEARLQAVRFLSSREVDRMVPLPVGGLSYVQGCTKNHLLSKTVGRCLEATAQRVPEREALVDLHENVRLTFAQLKEEVDKAASGLLSIGLCKGDRLGMWGPNSYAWVLIQLATAQAGIILVSVNPAYQATELEYVLKKVGCKALVFPKQFKTQQYYNILKQICPEVENAQPGALKSQRLPDLTTVISVDAPLPGTLLLDEVLAAGSTQQHLEQLQHIQQFLSCHDPINIQFTSGTTGSPKGATLSHYNIVNNSSILGERLKLHEKTPEQLRMILPSPLYHCLGSVGGTMMCLMYGATLILASPVFNGKKALEAISRERGSFLYGTPTMFVDILNQPDFSSYDISTMRGGVIAGSPAPPELIRAIINKINMKDLVVAYGTTENSPVTFANFPEDTVEQKAESVGRIMPHTEARIMNMEAGMLAELNTPGELCIRGYCVMLGYWGEPQKTGEAVDQDKWYRTGDIATMNEQGFCKIVGRSKDMIIRGGENIYPAELEDFFHTHPKVQEVQVVGVKDDRMGEEICACIRLKDGEETTAEEMKAFCKGKISHFKIPRYIVFVTNYPLTTSGKIQKFKLREQMERHLNL, from the exons TTCCAGAGAGGTGGATCGCATGGTTCCCCTGCCCGTTGGAGGCCTCAGCTACGTTCAAGGGTGCACCAAAAACCATCTTCTCAGCAAGACTGTGGGCCGGTGCCTGGAGGCCACAGCACAGAGGGTCCCAGAACGAGAGGCCTTGGTCGACCTCCATGAAAACGTCAGGTTGACCTTTGCCCAACTCAAGGAGGAG GTGGACAAAGCTGCTTCTGGCCTCCTGAGCATTGGTCTCTGCAAGGGTGACCGGCTGGGCATGTGGGGACCTAACTCCTATGCGTGGGTGCTCATACAGTTGGCCACTGCCCAGGCGGGCATCATTCTG GTGTCTGTGAACCCAGCCTACCAGGCTACGGAACTGGAGTATGTCCTCAAGAAG GTGGGCTGCAAGGCCCTTGTGTTCCCCAAGCAATTCAAGACCCAGCAATACTACAACATCCTGAAGCAGATCTGTCCAGAGGTGGAGAATGCCCAGCCAGGGGCCTTGAAAAGTCAGAG gctccCAGATCTGACCACAGTCATCTCAGTGGATGCCCCTTTGCCGGGAACCCTGCTCCTGGATGAAGTGCTGGCGGCTGGCAGCACACAGCAGCATCTGGAACAGCTCCAGCACATCCAGCAGTTCCTGTCCTGCCATGACCCCATCAACATCCAGTTCACCTCG GGGACAACAGGCAGCCCCAAGGGGGCCACCCTCTCCCACTACAACATTGTCAACAACTCCAGCATATTAGGAGAGCGCCTGAAACTGCATGAGAAG ACACCAGAGCAGTTGCGGATGATCCTGCCCAGCCCCCTGTACCATTGCCTGGGTTCTGTGGGAGGCACAATGATGTGTCTGATGTACGGTGCCACCCTCATCCTGGCCTCTCCCGTCTTCAATGGCAAAAAGGCACTGGAGGCCATCAGCAGAGAGAG AGGCTCCTTCCTGTACGGTACCCCCACGATGTTCGTGGACATTCTGAACCAGCCAGACTTCTCCAGTTATGACATCTCGACCATgcgtggag GTGTCATTGCTGGGTCCCCTGCACCTCCAGAGTTGATCCGAGCCATCATCAACAAGATAAATATGAAGGACCTGGTG GTTGCTTATGGAACCACAGAGAACAGTCCCGTCACATTTGCGAACTTCCCTGAGGACACTGTGGAGCAGAAGGCAGAAAGCGTGGGCAGAATTATGCCTCACACGGAG GCCCGGATCATGAACATGGAGGCGGGGATGCTGGCAGAGCTGAACACGCCCGGGGAGCTGTGCATCCGAGGGTACTGCGTCATGCTGGGCTACTGGGGCGAGCCTCAGAAGACGGGGGAAGCAGTGGATCAGGACAAGTGGTATCGGACAGG AGATATCGCCACAATGAACGAACAGGGCTTCTGCAAGATCGTGGGCCGCTCTAAGGATATGATCATCCGGGGTGGTGAGAACATCTACCCCGCAGAGCTCGAGGACTTCTTTCACACGCACCCGAAGGTGCAGGAAGTGCAG GTCGTGGGAGTGAAGGACGATCGGATGGGGGAAGAGATTTGTGCCTGCATTCGGCTGAAGGACGGGGAGGAGACCACGGCGGAGGAGATGAAAGCTTTCTGCAAAGGGAAG ATCTCTCACTTCAAGATTCCGAGGTACATCGTGTTCGTCACAAACTACCCCCTCACCACTTCAGGAAAG atCCAGAAATTCAAACTTCGAGAGCAGATGGAACGACATCTAAATCTGTGA
- the CHAD gene encoding chondroadherin codes for MHGRRLGEGPRPLPRGGRGRISGRERVKPSGLDAPRRSWLGCRLRSGPPYKEGGRPERPGLAAARAPPPLLPPAPAPGVLAMASPMLLLSLGLLAGLLPALAACPQNCHCHGDLQHVICDKVGLQKIPKVSEKTKLLNLQRNNFPVLAANSFRAMPNLVSLHLQHCQIREVAAGAFRGLKQLIYLYLSHNDIRVLRAGAFDDLTELTYLYLDHNKVTELPRGLLSPLVNLFILQLNNNKIRELRAGAFQGAKDLRWLYLSENALSSLQPGALDDVENLAKFHVDRNQLSSYPSAALSKLRVVEELKLSHNPLKSIPDNAFQSFGRYLETLWLDNTNLEKFSDGAFLGVTTLKHAHLENNRLNHLPSNFPFDSLETLTLTNNPWKCTCQLRGLRRWLEAKASRPDATCASPAKFKGQHIRDTDAFRSCKFPTKRSKKAGRH; via the exons ATGCACGGTCGCCGGCTGGGGGAAGGGCCCCGCCCCCTTCCCCGTGGAGGGCGGGGGCGCATCTCTGGGCGCGAGCGAGTTAAGCCCAGTGGCCTCGATGCTCCACGTAGGAGCTGGCTCGGCTGCCGGCTGCGGTCAGGGCCACCGTATAAAGAGGGCGGCAGACCCGAGCGCCCAGGACTCGCCGCTGCCCGCGCCCCGCCGCCGCTGCTGCCCCCAGCCCCGGCCCCAGGAGTCCTGGCCATGGCCAGCCCAATGCTCTTgctcagcctcggcctcctggctGGTCTGCTGCCGGCGCTGGCCGCCTGCCCCCAGAACTGCCACTGCCACGGCGACCTGCAGCACGTCATTTGCGACAAGGTGGGGCTGCAGAAGATCCCCAAGGTATCAGAGAAGACAAAGCTGCTCAACCTACAGCGCAACAACTTCCCGGTGCTGGCTGCCAACTCGTTTCGGGCCATGCCGAACCTCGTGTCGCTGCACCTGCAGCACTGCCAGATTCGCGAGGTGGCCGCCGGTGCCTTCCGCGGCCTCAAGCAGCTTATCTACTTGTACCTGTCCCATAACGACATCCGCGTGCTGCGCGCAGGTGCCTTCGACGACCTGACCGAGCTGACCTACCTCTACCTGGACCACAACAAGGTCACCGAGCTGCCCCGGGGGTTGCTCTCCCCGCTGGTCAACCTCTTCATCTTGcagctcaacaacaacaaaatccgtGAGCTGCGCGCAGGCGCCTTCCAGGGAGCCAAGGACCTGCGCTGGCTCTACCTGTCGGAAAACGCGCTGAGCTCCCTGCAGCCCGGGGCCCTGGACGACGTGGAGAACCTCGCCAAATTCCACGTGGACAGGAACCAGCTGTCCAGCTACCCCTCGGCTGCCCTGAGCAAGCTACGGGTGGTGGAGGAGCTGAAGCTGTCCCACAACCCCCTGAAAAGCATCCCAGACAATGCCTTCCAGTCCTTTGGCAGATACCTGGAAACCCTCTGGCTGGACAACACTAACCTGGAGAAG TTCTCAGATGGTGCCTTCCTGGGTGTAACCACACTGAAACACGCCCATTTGGAGAACAACCGCCTGAACCACCTGCCTTCCAACTTCCCTTTCGACAGCCTGGAGACCCTCACCCTTACCAACAACCCCTGGAAGTGTACCTGCCAGCTCCGGGGTCTTCGGCG GTGGCTAGAAGCCAAGGCCTCCCGCCCAGATGCCACCTGTGCCTCACCTGCCAAGTTCAAGGGCCAACACATCCGTGACACAGACGCCTTCCGCAGCTGCAAGTTCCCTACCAAGAGGTCCAAGAAAGCTGGCCGCCATTAA